CCGGCCCGGCCAGGATCTGCCGGCCGCCGGGACCGACCCGGGTGTCGGCGCTCATCACCGACTTGCGCATCAGGGCGAGCCTGTTTCCGTATGTCTGGACCGCCGCCTTGAGCTTGCCGGTGGAGCCCGAGGTGAAATGCAGTACGGCGATGTCGCCCTCGTCGCAGTCCGTGTCGACGGGTTCCGGCCCGGTGCCCGCGAGGGTCTCGGCGTAGCCGGTGCCGAGATCGTTCGGGCCGTCGTAGCCGAGTACGGTCCTCACGCCCGTGCCGGGCACTGTCGCGCGGGCGATGTCCAGGTGGGCGGCGTCCGTCAGGAGCACCCGCGCGTCGGACTCGGCGAGCAGATGGGCCACCTCGGCGGCGCCGAGCCTGGCGTTGATCGGCACTCGGGCCAGGCCGGCCTTGTAGAGGGCGACTTCCGTGACGACCAGTTCGGCTCGGTTGTCGGCGAGGATCGCCACGCGGTCGCCCCGGCTCAGGCCGAGTGCGCGCAGAGCCGTCGCGAGGCGGTCGCTGTGATCGTCGAGTTCCGCATACGTCAGCCGGACCGGTCCGCAGACCACAGCCTCGGCTCCGGGTTGATGGCCAGCAGTCCGGCGTACGTACCGCCCGAGATTCATCACACCTCCAGAGTTTCCGAACAGAGTGTCGGGTATCAATCTTGGTGTGCGGAAACGTAAGGGCAGCGTTAGGGTCAGGTCAACGGTCCGGAGGAGAAGGAAGCGAAATGGACATGAAGCCCGCGGGAGACCGCCGCGTCCGCAGGACGCGTGCCGCACTGCGCCAGGCCCTGGTCGAACTGGTCCTGGACAAGGGGTTCCACGCGGTCACGGTCGAGGAGATCACCGAGCGCGCCGATGTCGGCCGCGCCACCTTCTACGCGCACTACCGCGACAAGGAGGACCTCCTGGTCGGCATCGTCCGCGACCTGGCCGAGGACCGCGAACGCCTCCTGCCGGCGATGCGACAGGCGCATGCGGAAGGGTTCACCGGACTGCCGGTGAAGTACATCTTCGAACATGCCGAGCAGGAGAAGCCCGTCTACCAGGTCATCCTGCGGGGCGAGGGCGACGGCCGCGCTTTGCGCGAGTTCGCGGACCTCATCTGCATGCACGCCGAAGCCGCTTTCCGTACGCGGGTCGAGCAACTCGCGGTGGCCCCGAGGATCCCTCTGGACGTTGTCGCGCGGGCCTGGACGGGAGAACTCATCGCCCTGCTCACCTGGTGGGTGGAGAACGACACCGGCTACGGCGCCGCCGAGATCACCGCCCACCTGCGCGATCTGTCGGTCTACGGTCGCGTCTGGGCCACCGGGCTCACCCCGTCCGATGCACCGGGGGCCCTCGACCTCACCCCCTGAGGCGCCCCGCCCACGCGGCCGTCTTCGCTGCCCATCTCTGGTCAAGTTACCGAACAATGTGTACGATAATGAGTTCAGGAGGCGCACGATCGAAGAGTGGAGCGAACGCATGACAGGCGTTCCCTCGTTGGCTGACCTCGTCCGGGCGCGGGGATACACCGATCCCGCCCGGGCCGGCCCGATGGCACACGGCATCGGGGCGGGAACTCCTTCCGAGCCGCCGTGTCCGGCGGGGCTCCGGTGTGCCCCTCCCCGCTGCCCGCCACACCGGCCGGCGCCCTGGACGGCCTCACGTTCACGGAGCCGTACGGGC
The nucleotide sequence above comes from Streptomyces sp. ML-6. Encoded proteins:
- a CDS encoding TetR/AcrR family transcriptional regulator: MDMKPAGDRRVRRTRAALRQALVELVLDKGFHAVTVEEITERADVGRATFYAHYRDKEDLLVGIVRDLAEDRERLLPAMRQAHAEGFTGLPVKYIFEHAEQEKPVYQVILRGEGDGRALREFADLICMHAEAAFRTRVEQLAVAPRIPLDVVARAWTGELIALLTWWVENDTGYGAAEITAHLRDLSVYGRVWATGLTPSDAPGALDLTP